From Halodesulfovibrio sp.:
ACAGTTTTCACGGTAAGCCCAAGTTGTTCGATAAGGTCTGGCACCTTGCGGGAAGGTGGAATAGTGCGGGAAGGCTTTTTATTCGGTTTTGGCGCAGCAAATTTTTTCGACAAATCCACAGGAGGATGGCTCATTTTTCCATCTTTTGGCGCAGATACATCTACCACAACCCTATATGGATTTTCTAAAGCAAATACGGTGTACTTTTGCACAGATTCAAAATCAAGCACGACCCTGCTTGTTGTTGGAACCGGCTTGCCTACACGGATCATCCGTAAGATACCATCATAGATTTTCAATTCATCTTTGACAGATTTTACAGGAGCCGTGCCCTCAAGATCGATATACAGTCGAAATGGCAAATTCCGAGAAGGGTCTGCATTAAGAAATTTGTATTGATATCTCGCATCACCGCTTAAATCCAGCACTACACGAGTGTAGTCATTACTGCTTGTAAAACGGATATCTTTAAGAGCAACTTTGCTGGCTGCTCTGTGCGACTTCTTTCTAACAGTAGAGACAGACTTGGCAGCTTCTGCAACAGCTTTAGAAACCGCGTGAGAGCCAGAGTTTGATTTTGCTTTGCTTGAATTTATATCGGCAACAATTTTTCTGTGCAACGCAATAGCAGACTTGTATTTATCGCCATTTTTATATTTGCGCAGAATAATATTGAGAGTCCGGCGTGCATCAGCAGCTTTATTCAAATTGTAATATTGAATACGAGAAAGTCGGTACAAAGAATCGTCAGTCCAAGAATGCTTGGTAAAACGTCTTGCACAACGATTGTAGTAGTCCACAGCGGCTTGGTAGTCAGAGCTAAGATATGAACGCTTTGCCAGCTCTTCATTCACACGCCCCATGTAGTACAGCACCTTGGGGGCATGCGCTCCATCAGGATTAGCCTGATAAATTGCAAGAAATTTATCTTCCAGCCGTTTCCAGTTTGACCGATAGCGAGCCTGTTTAGAATTTTTTGCAAGTGCTCTAAATTGATTTAACGCGGAATTATAATCCTGACTGATTGTAGCGTAGGAGTTGGTAACTGAGATAAGAAATATAAGAAGAAGC
This genomic window contains:
- a CDS encoding N-acetylmuramoyl-L-alanine amidase; the encoded protein is MLIIRKRGVLCLPLLLLIFLISVTNSYATISQDYNSALNQFRALAKNSKQARYRSNWKRLEDKFLAIYQANPDGAHAPKVLYYMGRVNEELAKRSYLSSDYQAAVDYYNRCARRFTKHSWTDDSLYRLSRIQYYNLNKAADARRTLNIILRKYKNGDKYKSAIALHRKIVADINSSKAKSNSGSHAVSKAVAEAAKSVSTVRKKSHRAASKVALKDIRFTSSNDYTRVVLDLSGDARYQYKFLNADPSRNLPFRLYIDLEGTAPVKSVKDELKIYDGILRMIRVGKPVPTTSRVVLDFESVQKYTVFALENPYRVVVDVSAPKDGKMSHPPVDLSKKFAAPKPNKKPSRTIPPSRKVPDLIEQLGLTVKTVMIDAGHGGKDPGASKNRIREKDYVLKVAKMLGKKLKAKGFNVLYTRSRDVFIPLEERTAKANVQKVDLFVSLHINANRKRSVNGIETYYLNLARSKSARRVAARENAITEKRISDLQFILTDLMLNSKMQESKALAELVQKSMVKTVRARGWKSKSNGVRSAPFYVLMGAKMPSILVELGYCSNATEAKRLRNSSYLNLLADGIANALSTYRRNLKNYAAM